The Brevibacillus brevis genome contains a region encoding:
- a CDS encoding VOC family protein — MSHNQTLRGFATISYWADDMQAAKKWYTELLGIAPYFERSGPDGQLAYVEFRIGDYKHELGLIDRRFAPTAAVPGPGGVVMYWHVDDIESVLDKLLSMGAREYEPLIQRGDGFITASVLDPFGNVLGIMYNAHYLEILASFQTE, encoded by the coding sequence ATGAGTCACAACCAAACCTTGCGGGGCTTTGCTACGATTAGTTATTGGGCGGATGATATGCAGGCGGCAAAAAAGTGGTACACGGAACTACTGGGCATTGCGCCGTACTTCGAACGCTCTGGACCGGATGGACAGCTCGCCTACGTCGAGTTTCGCATTGGAGACTACAAGCACGAACTAGGCCTCATTGATCGCCGTTTCGCACCAACTGCTGCGGTACCTGGTCCGGGTGGCGTTGTGATGTACTGGCACGTCGACGATATCGAATCCGTACTGGATAAGCTGTTATCTATGGGAGCAAGAGAGTACGAACCCCTGATCCAGCGTGGTGACGGATTCATAACGGCTTCTGTCCTTGATCCATTTGGGAATGTCCTCGGCATCATGTACAATGCACACTACCTGGAGATTCTCGCTTCGTTCCAAACAGAGTAA
- a CDS encoding LysR family transcriptional regulator: MELRQIQYFIEVAKREHFTEASHHLHVAQSALSRQIANLEEELGVSLFLREGRNIKLTAVGKIFLQHVEMAMNEIEKAKEKIEEFLDPSRGTIRVGFTSSLAANPLPTVISGFRARYPDIGFQLKQGSYQGLIDSVINGEIDLAFLGPVPTQEKNVRSYIFFAENIVALLPAKHPLSKQPSLRLSQLQEDTFVLFPPGFILRNIAVNACSQMGFSPQVAFEGEDIDAIKGLVAAGLGVTLLPELTLTDNVPRETVKIPISEPLVTRTVGIIIPNNRELPPSEKLFYHFLKEFFDVLSKYS, translated from the coding sequence ATGGAGCTACGACAGATTCAATACTTCATCGAGGTTGCCAAACGAGAGCACTTCACCGAGGCCTCACATCATTTGCACGTCGCCCAGTCTGCCCTCAGTCGGCAAATCGCCAATCTGGAGGAGGAGCTCGGTGTGTCGTTGTTCCTCCGCGAAGGTCGCAATATCAAGCTGACGGCTGTTGGAAAAATCTTTTTGCAGCACGTCGAAATGGCGATGAATGAAATCGAGAAGGCAAAAGAAAAGATCGAAGAGTTTCTTGACCCGTCACGCGGTACGATTCGAGTTGGCTTTACAAGCAGCCTCGCCGCCAATCCCCTGCCGACAGTCATTTCCGGTTTTCGAGCCCGGTATCCGGACATCGGCTTTCAATTGAAGCAAGGTTCTTATCAGGGGCTGATCGACTCGGTCATCAACGGAGAAATTGACTTGGCTTTTCTTGGACCTGTTCCCACTCAGGAAAAAAATGTGCGCAGCTATATCTTCTTCGCTGAAAATATCGTAGCACTGCTGCCCGCGAAGCACCCGCTGTCCAAACAGCCTAGCTTGCGTCTCAGTCAGTTGCAGGAAGATACTTTTGTGTTGTTTCCACCCGGTTTCATCCTCCGCAATATCGCCGTCAATGCTTGCTCGCAAATGGGCTTTTCTCCTCAAGTTGCTTTTGAAGGGGAAGACATCGATGCCATTAAAGGATTGGTGGCGGCAGGCTTGGGCGTCACATTATTGCCAGAGCTTACGTTAACGGATAACGTTCCCCGTGAGACAGTGAAAATCCCGATAAGCGAGCCATTGGTGACGCGAACAGTGGGCATTATCATCCCCAACAACCGTGAGCTTCCCCCTTCTGAAAAGCTCTTTTATCATTTTCTGAAAGAGTTTTTTGATGTACTGAGTAAGTACAGTTAA
- a CDS encoding GNAT family N-acetyltransferase: MKGIHIGDLCIRNARVEDCDQIEEHLLEAYRQYEQHLSAVKWERYKEEIRQSVANSRTLAFIVAELDSEIVGSVQLFGSSEDAYAKPELGIHSPIIRFLAVSPKARGHGIAAQLIAESIHRTRRLGATTLHLHTTDMMASAIKLYERLGFTRAIDKDFSNGETLVKSYWLRLNEDTQKS, translated from the coding sequence ATGAAAGGAATCCACATAGGCGATCTATGCATTCGTAACGCAAGAGTCGAGGACTGCGATCAGATTGAGGAGCATCTGCTCGAAGCCTACCGGCAATATGAGCAGCATTTATCCGCTGTGAAATGGGAGCGATATAAAGAAGAAATCAGGCAATCCGTGGCAAACAGTAGGACTCTCGCTTTCATCGTGGCAGAATTGGACAGCGAAATAGTAGGGAGCGTTCAGCTTTTTGGTTCCTCGGAAGACGCTTATGCCAAACCAGAACTCGGGATACATTCGCCGATTATACGATTCTTGGCAGTTTCACCGAAAGCGAGGGGCCATGGTATTGCGGCACAGCTGATTGCGGAAAGTATCCATCGCACGCGGAGACTAGGAGCAACGACGCTTCATCTCCATACAACAGACATGATGGCATCCGCAATCAAATTATATGAGCGCCTGGGATTTACGCGAGCCATAGACAAAGACTTTTCAAACGGGGAGACACTTGTGAAAAGCTATTGGCTGCGACTGAATGAAGATACACAAAAGTCCTGA
- a CDS encoding MetQ/NlpA family ABC transporter substrate-binding protein: MGKKSLGMIVGLFTVVSMAVAGCSTSAFSSNSTGQATEPKTEVTLRVGAAPVPHAEILEFIKPKLKEQGVNLEVVVLDDEGQLNPALKEKQIDANFFQHVPYLDSVKNEQGYDFVATTKVHVEPIGFYSDKLGSKDEIKEGAKIGIPNNPSNEYRALILLQEQGWIKLKEGLTNYAATPKDITDNPKKLEFVEVEAATLPRVLPDLAGAVINTNIVLEANLDPKSALFREGANSPYANVIAVRKGDENREEIKKLDAALTSSEVKKFIEDKYGVAVVPAF, translated from the coding sequence ATGGGGAAAAAGAGTCTCGGAATGATCGTTGGATTATTTACCGTAGTTAGCATGGCAGTTGCAGGGTGCTCAACATCAGCTTTCTCTAGTAACAGCACGGGACAAGCGACTGAACCGAAGACAGAAGTCACCTTGAGAGTCGGTGCTGCCCCTGTTCCGCATGCTGAAATATTGGAGTTCATCAAGCCGAAGCTCAAAGAGCAAGGGGTGAACTTGGAAGTGGTCGTGCTAGACGACGAGGGTCAACTGAATCCTGCCTTAAAAGAGAAGCAAATCGACGCGAATTTTTTCCAGCACGTGCCGTATTTGGATTCGGTCAAAAACGAACAAGGCTATGATTTTGTCGCCACGACCAAAGTTCACGTAGAGCCAATCGGATTTTATTCGGACAAATTAGGATCGAAGGACGAAATCAAGGAAGGCGCGAAAATCGGCATCCCAAACAATCCGTCCAACGAATACCGGGCGTTGATTCTGTTACAAGAACAAGGCTGGATCAAGCTAAAAGAAGGTCTAACCAATTACGCCGCAACTCCGAAAGACATCACAGATAATCCGAAAAAACTGGAATTCGTAGAAGTAGAAGCAGCTACGTTACCCCGCGTGCTGCCCGATCTCGCGGGAGCCGTCATCAATACGAATATCGTTCTCGAAGCAAATCTTGATCCGAAAAGTGCCTTGTTTCGTGAAGGTGCGAATTCACCCTATGCGAACGTAATTGCGGTGCGAAAAGGAGACGAGAATCGGGAAGAAATCAAAAAGCTGGACGCTGCTTTGACTTCATCCGAGGTCAAAAAGTTCATCGAGGACAAATACGGAGTGGCCGTCGTGCCCGCCTTTTAA
- the gltB gene encoding glutamate synthase large subunit, with amino-acid sequence MTTQGMPAKQGLYDPIFEHDACGIGFIANLKSKSTHDMVRKGLKILCQLEHRGGQGSDPETGDGAGILTQIPHAFFKKTCKELNITLPAQGKYGVGMLFLPMDEAKRQKYEDQLEAIVAAEGQKLLGWRTVPVDATKIGKTAVASQPYVRQVFIGASPNIQDQLAFERKLYVIRKQMERAAGTDFYAASMSSRTIVYKGLLTPGQLDAFYLDLQDNSYTSAFSVVHSRFSTNTFPTWERAHPNRYLIHNGEINTLQGNINWMMAREKMFQSEAFGADLAKVVPVIDMAGSDSAILDNCVEFFSLAGRSLPHVAMMMIPEPWDQDERIDENKKAFYEYHSCLMEPWDGPTAISFTDGRHIGAILDRNGLRPARYYVTSDDTIIFSSEVGVLEVPDETIVQKGRLSPGRMLLVDLEEGRIVSDEEIKQKIASEQPYREWVKENLHAIEDLPAAGRTEELQGDSLLAHQKAFGYTQEEVDKVLAPMVAEQKDPIGSMGVDTPLAVLSDRAQLLYHYFKQSFAQVTNPPIDALREACVTSTHTVLGAEGNLLVPDASNCRRIRLTNPLISNQELAKLRANPYQEFKAKTLSILFPAQGGEQGLELALDQLFASADEAIAAGYTLLILSDRGMNQDLAAIPALLAGSGLHHHLVRTGTRTKASIIIESGEPRDVHQFAMLIGYGADAINPYVAISTVHNLVVSAKLKDLTSDEAVEVYLQTAVEGVVKVMSKMGISTIQSYRGAQIFEAVGIHSAVIDRYFSRTPSQISGIGLDVIAQETLIRHAKAFLPEHSEEALEAGSDFQFRRDGEFHLFNPKTVHALQKACREGSYEQYKIYVEQATAQQFVALRHLLDFKSNRQPIPLNEVESVDSIVHRFKTGAMSYGSLSKEAHETLAIAMNRLGAKSNSGEGGEDSARYIIDENGDLRRSAIKQVASGRFGVSSHYLVNASEIQIKMAQGAKPGEGGQLPGSKVYPWIAEVRGSTPGVGLISPPPHHDIYSIEDLAQLIFDLKNANPRARISVKLVSKAGVGTIAAGVAKGLADVIVVSGHDGGTGASPKSSIKHAGLPWELGLAETHQTLLLNQLRDRVVLETDGKLMTGRDVVIAALLGAEEFGFATAPLVSIGCVMARVCHLDTCPVGVATQNPELRKRFKGDPQHAVNFMRLVAREVREIMAELGYHSIESMVGQSHVLKMSDKAKEHWKAKHVDLSALLFQPDVSEEVGRYHQRNQDHKLEETLDRQELLKLCKPALNKQQQVEAKLAITNTNRVVGTILGSEVTKRFGEHGLPEDTIRLHFTGSAGQSFGAFVPRGITLHLEGDANDYVGKGLSGGKITVAPSKKSKFAPEHNMIIGNVAFYGATSGEAYINGMAGERFCVRNSGVTAVVEGVGDHGCEYMTGGRVVVLGPVGKNFAAGMSGGTAYVLAEDKERFAAMCNQEMVLLETLEDQREIARVKRLLENHVSHTGSRHAQALLDEWEHTVKQFVKVIPKDYKQIVSTMEELEKSGMKRQEAILAAFEMSQKKGDAKAPKKKAPDQSFVSVGK; translated from the coding sequence ATGACGACACAAGGAATGCCTGCTAAGCAAGGTCTGTACGATCCGATTTTCGAACATGACGCTTGCGGAATTGGTTTTATTGCCAACTTGAAATCGAAATCGACGCATGATATGGTCCGAAAGGGTCTGAAAATTCTGTGCCAACTGGAACACCGCGGCGGCCAAGGCAGTGATCCGGAAACGGGAGACGGTGCAGGGATCTTAACGCAAATTCCACACGCGTTTTTCAAAAAGACCTGTAAAGAGCTGAATATCACGCTGCCGGCGCAAGGCAAATACGGCGTAGGTATGCTGTTTCTTCCGATGGATGAGGCGAAACGGCAAAAGTATGAAGATCAGCTGGAGGCGATTGTTGCAGCAGAGGGACAAAAGCTGCTCGGCTGGAGAACCGTTCCTGTCGATGCGACGAAAATCGGCAAAACGGCTGTAGCGAGTCAGCCTTATGTCCGCCAAGTATTCATCGGAGCCAGCCCGAATATACAGGACCAACTGGCATTTGAGCGGAAGCTGTATGTCATTCGCAAGCAGATGGAACGGGCAGCAGGTACTGATTTTTACGCCGCCTCCATGTCTTCGCGTACGATTGTCTATAAAGGTTTGCTCACACCAGGACAACTGGATGCTTTTTATCTTGATTTGCAAGATAATTCTTACACTTCTGCCTTCTCAGTCGTTCACTCGCGTTTCAGCACGAACACATTCCCGACATGGGAGAGGGCACACCCGAATCGTTATTTGATTCACAACGGGGAAATCAACACCTTGCAAGGAAACATCAACTGGATGATGGCTCGTGAAAAAATGTTCCAGTCCGAGGCGTTTGGTGCTGATTTGGCAAAAGTAGTACCAGTCATTGATATGGCGGGCAGTGATTCGGCGATTTTGGATAACTGCGTGGAGTTTTTCTCGCTGGCAGGCCGTTCCTTGCCGCATGTCGCGATGATGATGATTCCTGAACCGTGGGATCAGGATGAGCGAATCGACGAGAATAAGAAAGCTTTTTACGAGTATCACAGCTGCCTCATGGAGCCGTGGGATGGTCCAACAGCTATTTCTTTTACGGATGGCAGACACATCGGCGCGATTCTCGACCGAAACGGATTGCGACCAGCGAGATACTATGTGACATCAGATGATACGATTATTTTCTCATCAGAGGTTGGTGTTCTCGAAGTACCAGATGAAACGATTGTCCAGAAAGGACGGCTTAGCCCTGGAAGGATGCTGCTTGTCGACCTCGAGGAAGGCAGAATCGTATCTGACGAGGAAATCAAGCAAAAAATCGCAAGCGAACAGCCATATCGGGAGTGGGTGAAAGAAAACCTGCATGCTATCGAGGATTTGCCGGCAGCAGGTCGCACAGAGGAGCTGCAAGGAGATAGCCTGCTTGCGCACCAAAAAGCATTTGGCTATACACAGGAGGAAGTCGACAAGGTACTTGCCCCGATGGTGGCTGAACAAAAAGATCCCATTGGTTCGATGGGCGTAGACACACCACTCGCGGTATTGTCTGATCGCGCACAGCTTTTGTACCACTATTTCAAACAGTCATTCGCCCAAGTCACGAATCCACCGATTGATGCGCTGCGGGAGGCTTGCGTAACATCGACCCATACTGTGCTTGGCGCGGAAGGAAACCTGCTGGTTCCGGATGCGAGCAATTGCCGCAGAATTCGTCTGACCAATCCTTTGATCTCCAATCAAGAGCTGGCGAAGCTTCGCGCGAACCCATACCAAGAGTTCAAGGCGAAAACATTGTCGATACTCTTCCCGGCGCAAGGGGGCGAACAGGGGCTAGAGCTGGCACTTGATCAATTGTTTGCTTCGGCGGATGAAGCGATTGCTGCTGGCTACACCTTGCTGATTTTATCAGATCGCGGGATGAATCAAGATTTGGCTGCGATCCCTGCCTTGCTGGCTGGAAGTGGACTTCACCATCATCTCGTCCGCACAGGGACACGTACGAAAGCGAGCATCATTATAGAATCCGGTGAACCGCGCGATGTACACCAGTTTGCCATGCTGATTGGTTACGGGGCCGACGCGATCAACCCATACGTAGCCATCTCAACGGTACACAATCTGGTTGTATCGGCTAAGCTGAAGGATCTCACAAGCGACGAAGCAGTCGAAGTGTACCTGCAAACAGCCGTAGAAGGTGTCGTAAAAGTCATGTCCAAAATGGGTATTTCGACTATTCAGAGCTACCGTGGCGCACAAATTTTTGAAGCGGTGGGCATCCATTCTGCCGTCATCGATCGCTATTTTAGCCGTACTCCTTCGCAGATTTCGGGGATCGGACTGGATGTGATTGCGCAAGAGACTTTGATTCGCCATGCGAAAGCATTTTTGCCAGAGCATTCCGAGGAAGCATTGGAGGCAGGCAGTGATTTTCAGTTCCGCCGTGACGGTGAATTCCACCTGTTCAATCCGAAGACGGTTCATGCCCTGCAAAAAGCTTGTCGGGAAGGCAGCTATGAGCAGTACAAAATCTATGTGGAGCAAGCGACTGCCCAGCAATTCGTAGCCCTGCGGCATTTGCTCGATTTCAAGTCCAATCGACAACCGATTCCGTTGAACGAGGTAGAATCTGTTGACTCCATCGTTCATCGTTTTAAAACGGGGGCGATGTCATACGGCTCACTTAGCAAGGAAGCACATGAGACCTTGGCGATCGCGATGAACCGTTTGGGTGCGAAAAGCAACAGCGGGGAAGGCGGCGAAGATTCGGCACGTTACATTATAGATGAAAACGGAGATTTGCGACGCAGTGCCATCAAGCAGGTCGCATCAGGACGCTTTGGCGTATCCAGTCATTACTTGGTCAATGCCTCTGAGATCCAGATCAAGATGGCACAGGGAGCAAAGCCGGGCGAGGGAGGTCAATTGCCAGGGAGCAAAGTCTACCCGTGGATTGCCGAAGTACGCGGATCAACTCCAGGTGTAGGACTCATTTCACCGCCGCCTCATCACGATATTTATTCAATCGAGGATTTGGCACAGCTGATTTTTGACTTGAAAAATGCGAATCCGCGTGCACGAATCAGCGTGAAGCTCGTTTCCAAGGCAGGAGTCGGAACGATTGCGGCTGGTGTGGCGAAAGGTCTTGCAGATGTCATTGTCGTCAGTGGTCACGATGGCGGCACAGGCGCTTCCCCAAAATCAAGCATCAAACACGCAGGACTGCCATGGGAGCTCGGTCTTGCTGAGACACATCAGACGCTCTTGCTGAACCAGTTGCGCGACCGTGTGGTTCTGGAAACGGATGGCAAACTGATGACGGGACGCGATGTTGTCATTGCAGCTTTACTCGGTGCGGAGGAATTCGGCTTCGCTACGGCACCACTTGTTTCCATAGGGTGTGTCATGGCTCGCGTATGCCACCTCGATACATGCCCAGTGGGTGTGGCGACACAAAATCCCGAGCTGCGCAAACGGTTTAAAGGCGATCCGCAGCACGCCGTGAATTTCATGCGTCTCGTTGCCCGCGAAGTTCGTGAGATCATGGCAGAGCTCGGCTATCACTCCATCGAGTCAATGGTCGGTCAGAGCCATGTGCTGAAGATGAGCGACAAGGCAAAAGAACACTGGAAAGCCAAGCACGTTGATTTGTCTGCGCTCTTGTTCCAACCGGATGTATCCGAGGAAGTGGGCCGCTATCATCAACGCAACCAGGATCACAAGCTGGAAGAAACGCTGGATCGTCAAGAACTGCTCAAGCTGTGCAAGCCAGCATTGAATAAACAGCAGCAGGTAGAGGCAAAGCTCGCCATCACCAATACAAATCGCGTGGTGGGTACGATCTTGGGCAGCGAGGTAACCAAACGCTTTGGCGAGCACGGTCTGCCGGAGGATACAATCCGTCTGCATTTTACTGGCTCGGCAGGACAAAGCTTCGGGGCATTTGTTCCACGAGGGATCACGCTTCATCTCGAGGGAGATGCGAACGACTACGTAGGAAAAGGATTGTCGGGCGGCAAAATTACGGTCGCACCATCGAAAAAAAGCAAATTCGCTCCCGAGCACAACATGATTATCGGAAACGTTGCGTTCTACGGAGCGACGTCTGGTGAGGCGTATATCAACGGGATGGCTGGTGAGCGATTCTGCGTTCGCAACAGCGGCGTGACTGCAGTTGTTGAAGGAGTAGGCGACCATGGCTGCGAGTATATGACAGGAGGACGCGTCGTCGTTCTCGGCCCCGTCGGCAAAAACTTTGCAGCAGGCATGTCAGGCGGTACTGCCTACGTCCTGGCTGAGGATAAAGAGAGGTTTGCTGCGATGTGCAATCAGGAGATGGTACTCCTGGAGACACTGGAAGATCAACGGGAGATCGCTCGAGTCAAACGCTTGCTGGAAAACCACGTCAGCCACACAGGCAGCCGTCATGCACAAGCTTTGCTCGATGAGTGGGAACATACCGTCAAACAGTTTGTCAAAGTCATTCCAAAAGACTACAAGCAAATCGTCTCCACGATGGAGGAGTTGGAGAAATCCGGCATGAAGCGCCAAGAGGCGATTTTGGCAGCTTTTGAAATGAGCCAAAAGAAAGGCGATGCAAAAGCACCGAAAAAGAAAGCACCCGACCAATCCTTTGTTTCTGTGGGGAAATAA